Proteins from one Phoenix dactylifera cultivar Barhee BC4 unplaced genomic scaffold, palm_55x_up_171113_PBpolish2nd_filt_p 001333F, whole genome shotgun sequence genomic window:
- the LOC103699623 gene encoding pentatricopeptide repeat-containing protein At1g08070, chloroplastic-like, producing MNHSFSPSATQTQPRPPLSINHAHLAALLQLCQTPRELNQIHAASIKTGLFPHSPAFSSRLLALHSRPVLATLDEARSVLARIPHPTAFSWNALIKRCVEEHHSHTALALFSDMLRRSSAAPDNFTLPCVIKGCARLNAVQEGKQIHGLILKLGFGPDGFVQSSLVSFYCKCGDLVSAREVFDRISCRDLVTWNSMVDGYARNGQIEVARGLFDEMPERDLFSWASLINGYSKCGETTIAREIFEQMPEKNVVSCNAMIDGYMKNGDFESARELFDRMPMKNVITWNTMITGFDKNGRFKEALSVYERVLAAGLVPNMVTLVSVLSAVSGLALLERGRSVHSYIRQNGFRVDGVLGTCLIDMYSKCGSIESALSVFEEIHRRKLGHWTAMIMGLGMHGMANDAIQLFMEMQRVGIRPHSIAFVGVLSACSHAGMVDEGRQYFDLMSKEYGIKPTVEHYGSLVDLLCRVGRLKEARDVIDQMPMRPNEIIWMNLLSGCRKYGKVELGEFAAKRAIELAPEASGCYVLLSNIYASAGLWDSVSKMRGLMKERGVRKDPGSSMVEHGGVVHEFAVGDTSHPQTEAIYNKLNEMGKRLKCAGYIPDTSQVLLCIEERDKEAELALHSERLAIAFGLINAEQGSPIRVVKNLRVCNDCHNVTKLLSGFYEREIIVRDNSRFHHFKKGTCSCMDYW from the coding sequence ATGAACCACTCATTCTCACCTTCCGCCACCCAGACCCAGCCACGGCCTCCGCTATCCATAAACCACGCCCACCTCGCCGCCCTCCTCCAACTCTGCCAAACCCCCCGCGAGCTGAACCAAATCCACGCCGCCTCCATCAAAACCGGCCTCTTCCCCCACTCTCCCGCCTTCTCCTCCCGCCTCCTCGCCCTCCACTCCCGCCCCGTCCTCGCCACCCTCGACGAAGCCCGCTCCGTCCTCGCCCGAATCCCCCACCCCACCGCCTTCTCCTGGAACGCCCTCATCAAGCGCTGCGTCGAAGAACACCACTCCCACACCGCCCTTGCCCTCTTCTCCGACATGCTTCGACGGTCCTCCGCCGCCCCCGACAACTTCACCCTCCCCTGCGTGATCAAAGGGTGCGCTCGGTTGAATGCCGTCCAAGAAGGGAAGCAGATCCATGGGTTGATTCTGAAGCTGGGTTTCGGCCCGGATGGCTTCGTTCAAAGTAGTTTGGTCAGCTTCTACTGTAAATGTGGCGACTTGGTCTCTGCCAGGGAGGTGTTCGATAGAATTTCGTGTAGAGATTTGGTTACTTGGAATTCGATGGTTGACGGGTACGCGAGGAATGGCCAGATTGAGGTGGCGAGGGGGTTGTTTGATGAAATGCCGGAAAGGGATTTGTTCTCATGGGCATCATTGATCAATGGGTACTCGAAATGCGGGGAAACTACAATTGCTCGAGAGATTTTTGAACAGATGCCCGAGAAGAATGTGGTCTCTTGCAATGCGATGATTGATGGGTACATGAAAAATGGGGACTTTGAATCTGCTAGAGAGTTGTTTGATCGGATGCCCATGAAGAATGTCATCACTTGGAACACGATGATCACAGGGTTTGATAAGAATGGGCGTTTTAAAGAAGCTCTTTCTGTTTATGAGAGGGTGCTTGCAGCAGGACTTGTTCCGAATATGGTGACATTGGTTAGCGTCCTTTCAGCTGTCTCTGGGTTAGCTCTGCTCGAAAGGGGCCGGTCAGTTCATAGTTACATTAGGCAGAATGGATTTAGGGTAGATGGTGTTCTTGGAACTTGTCTTATAGATATGTATTCGAAGTGTGGCAGCATTGAGAGTGCTCTCTCCGTTTTCGAGGAGATTCACAGAAGGAAGTTGGGGCATTGGACTGCGATGATCATGGGCTTAGGAATGCATGGTATGGCTAATGATGCTATACAGTTATTCATGGAGATGCAGAGAGTTGGAATAAGACCCCATTCTATAGCATTTGTTGGAGTGCTGAGTGCCTGTAGTCATGCGGGAATGGTGGATGAAGGGCGTCAGTATTTTGATCTCATGAGCAAGGAATATGGTATAAAGCCAACAGTCGAACACTATGGTTCTCTGGTGGACCTCCTCTGTCGAGTTGGGCGTCTAAAAGAGGCGAGAGATGTGATAGACCAGATGCCCATGAGACCAAACGAGATAATTTGGATGAATTTACTTAGCGGATGCAGGAAATATGGAAAAGTTGAGCTTGGTGAATTTGCTGCTAAGCGTGCGATTGAACTGGCACCTGAGGCTTCTGGGTGCTATGTCCTTCTCTCCAACATATATGCTTCTGCTGGCCTCTGGGACAGTGTCTCGAAGATGAGGGGTCTGATGAAGGAAAGAGGAGTTAGAAAGGATCCAGGTTCTAGCATGGTAGAACATGGAGGTGTGGTTCATGAGTTTGCTGTGGGGGATACTTCTCACCCCCAGACTGAAGCAATCTATAATAAACTGAATGAGATGGGTAAAAGATTGAAATGTGCAGGATACATTCCTGACACCTCACAAGTTCTGTTGTGTAtagaagagagagataaagaagcaGAGTTGGCTCTCCATAGTGAGAGATTGGCAATTGCTTTTGGTCTTATAAATGCGGAACAAGGGTCGCCGATCCGAGTTGTAAAAAACTTGCGAGTTTGTAATGATTGCCATAATGTGACAAAGCTACTTTCGGGTTTTTATGAACGTGAAATAATTGTTAGGGACAATAGCCGCTTCCACCATTTCAAAAAGGGAACATGCTCATGCATGGATTACTGGTGA